One window of the Hemiscyllium ocellatum isolate sHemOce1 chromosome 11, sHemOce1.pat.X.cur, whole genome shotgun sequence genome contains the following:
- the LOC132820196 gene encoding type-2 angiotensin II receptor-like, producing the protein MKNTTSQDLASTKMDTMRFTLLADYITDISNDTTYSQFMTPSVQNASEQSCNVVVPSQFISNAIPAVYSIIFILGFIGNSVVIAVLCHRSHLKTVSNIYIINLSIANLVFLSTLPIWAVYYATGYSWHFGSVMCKICSSLESLNLYASIYFITCLSFDRYVVIRHPFGSQSEKSLCQARCVIILVWTLALVATFPAIYFLRAHYLENLGNTVCAMVYPPENSNHWSAAMSLMKNTLGFFIPFTVISACYGSVAYHLRRMEVREKNKHKRDKALWMVFAVVLAFFICWLPFHVVTFLDALSKMNFITNCRAITAIDTAKPIVICLGFANSCINPFIYYFMEDHFQVQFTDMAQSGSIKLYNRRNSSTRIISSFSHRNNDMQDTDAKNS; encoded by the coding sequence ATGAAAAACACTACCAGCCAAGATCTTGCCTCAACAAAGATGGACACAATGCGTTTTACCCTCCTTGCTGACTATATCACAGACATTTCTAATGATACAACTTATTCACAGTTTATGACACCTTCTGTACAGAACGCATCTGAGCAATCATGCAATGTTGTTGTACCATCCCAATTTATTTCCAATGCCATCCCTGCTGTCTACAGTATCATCTTCATCTTGGGATTTATTGGAAACAGTGTGGTGATTGCCGTTCTATGTCATCGTTCTCATTTGAAAACTGTTTCTAATATTTACATAATCAATTTATCAATTGCCAACCTGGTGTTTCTATCTACCCTTCCCATTTGGGCGGTCTATTACGCTACTGGGTATAGTTGGCATTTTGGGTCAGTGATGTGTAAAATATGCAGCTCGCTTGAGTCCCTGAATTTGTACGCCAGTATATATTTCATCACATGCCTGAGTTTTGATCGTTATGTGGTAATACGCCATCCTTTTGGATCCCAGTCTGAGAAATCTCTATGTCAAGCTCGCTGTGTCATAATCCTTGTATGGACTTTGGCTTTGGTTGCAACCTTTCCAGCCATTTACTTCCTGCGTGCCCACTATTTGGAGAATTTGGGAAATACGGTGTGCGCAATGGTTTACCCCCCCGAGAACTCCAATCACTGGTCTGCGGCCATGTCTTTGATGAAAAATACTTTGGGCTTCTTCATTCCCTTCACAGTAATAAGCGCATGCTATGGTTCTGTTGCCTATCATTTGAGGAGAATGGAAGTACGAGAGAAGAACAAACATAAGCGAGACAAAGCATTGTGGATGGTGTTTGCAGTAGTGTTGGCTTTTTTCATCTGCTGGTTGCCATTTCATGTAGTAACCTTCCTCGACGCATTGTCAAAGATGAATTTCATTACCAATTGTCGAGCCATCACTGCGATCGACACTGCAAAGCCAATTGTAATTTGCCTTGGTTTTGCTAATAGCTGCATCAACCCTTTTATTTACTATTTCATGGAAGATCACTTCCAGGTCCAGTTTACTGATATGGCTCAGAGTGGATCCATTAAACTGTACAACCGGAGAAACTCATCGACCAGGATCATCAGCTCCTTCTCCCACAGGAACAATGACATGCAAGATACTGATGCGAAGAATTCATGA